Sequence from the Gracilinanus agilis isolate LMUSP501 chromosome 6, AgileGrace, whole genome shotgun sequence genome:
AGGTTGACTGGGGTGGTGAGTGTTAGTGGAAAGGTCATGGATAGTGGACTGGTTATAGTTACAGGATGCCCCATATTCATTGGGCTGGTTATATTAACTGCACTTGAAACATTTACTGGACTTCTCATGCTCATTGCAGCTGCCACTGTGACTGGGTTTGACATCGTCCCAGACGACACAGAGGAAGTTATATTGAATGGAGTAGTAAGAGTCACAGATGTTGTAGCAGCCGTGGAAGTTTGGCACAGGTTAGCAGCTTCTTTCTTCCTTGCCTTGACAGCTTCTTCCCACAATCTCAGTGTCTCTACCTGCTTCCCTGGCCAGCTGGTcacatgctgctgctgctgctgttgctgctgcttctGGTTGCTGGTCTCTTCATTCATgcatgttttattgatgccttgtTTACATGTATTACAGTTGATACTTTGGCTCTGCCCATGTGTCTTTAAGTGGCTGGTGATATATGCTGCACTCAGAAGTTTACCACAGATATTACAAGATACCTTTCCTTCATGGCGAACCATATGTGTCCGTAGTCTGTCTTTGGTGGCAAAGGCAGCAGTGCATGTTTGGCATTTGAAGGGTCTCTCTGTTGAATGGACATGTTTTACATGACAGCTTAAGTGGTCTGGCCTCGAGAAGCCTTTCCCACAAACACTGCAAGTATATGGTTTGGTGATGCCTCCTTCATGAGACCTCACATGGTAAGTCATCCGATCCTTCCTCTTGAAGCGTTGATTGCAAATAGGACATTCAAAGGGCTTCTCATCTGAATGAGAGAGCTTGTGCCAGTTAAGGTGATAGACATCTCTGAAGGCCTTCCCACACATCTCGCAAGCATGGTTCTTCTTGACTGGCTTACTGGGCTTCTTGACTGTCTGTGTCACTGGCATAACAGTGGAAGTGGCACTGCTGCTAGGGTTAGTGCCAGAGGAAGATGTAGTGACTGTTGACAAGATGCCTGCAATGGTTGAGACCAATGAAGTTCGGCTGTTGTCTCCAGCGATGGTAGAAATAAGAGGTACCACCGTGGTAGGGGTTTTCTTTGACCGTGACACTAACTTTATCCCAGTGTGGCAGGACTCATGGCGCCTCAGGTGGTAGCTGTCCCTGAAAGCTTTACTGCAGTAAGTGCACACAAAGGAggttttaggtttttcttttttaatcccaaTGGCATCCTTTAATGTTTCTGGTGGTGCCTGAGGTTTCTGAGTTATTGGTAATGGAAGCAACGGCTTCTGATCAGGGGGCTCCACAGCAGAGCTCAGGAGGGGCAGCAAGCTGTTCTGTGCTGCCTGCTGTTGGTGATGGGAGGCTTCGTGGGCCTGGAACAGGAACGCGGTCCAGTTGGCCTCCAt
This genomic interval carries:
- the LOC123251444 gene encoding vascular endothelial zinc finger 1, encoding MEANWTAFLFQAHEASHHQQQAAQNSLLPLLSSAVEPPDQKPLLPLPITQKPQAPPETLKDAIGIKKEKPKTSFVCTYCSKAFRDSYHLRRHESCHTGIKLVSRSKKTPTTVVPLISTIAGDNSRTSLVSTIAGILSTVTTSSSGTNPSSSATSTVMPVTQTVKKPSKPVKKNHACEMCGKAFRDVYHLNWHKLSHSDEKPFECPICNQRFKRKDRMTYHVRSHEGGITKPYTCSVCGKGFSRPDHLSCHVKHVHSTERPFKCQTCTAAFATKDRLRTHMVRHEGKVSCNICGKLLSAAYITSHLKTHGQSQSINCNTCKQGINKTCMNEETSNQKQQQQQQQQHVTSWPGKQVETLRLWEEAVKARKKEAANLCQTSTAATTSVTLTTPFNITSSVSSGTMSNPVTVAAAMSMRSPVNVSSAVNITSPMNMGHPVTITSPLSMTFPLTLTTPVNLPTPVTAPVNIAHPVTITSPMNLPTPMALAAPLNIAMRPVESMPFLPQALPT